Below is a window of Entelurus aequoreus isolate RoL-2023_Sb linkage group LG07, RoL_Eaeq_v1.1, whole genome shotgun sequence DNA.
AAGTGTTTTGAATGTTCTCAGCCAGAGCATACTCATTTAGAAGCACTGTAATAGTTACAGTGTAGACAGATGTATTCATCTATTCTATAGGGTATATCTGATCCATGTACTAAATTATTTTTACTGCATCATTTTTCACCGTGTCCTTTCTTTCAAACGCGAGGCCCAAGCTCACTTAGCCAGCACAGCAACATTGTTTTACTGCTCCTGCTAAAATATTTAGTTTTCCTAAATTAATGTACTTTTATAAAAGCAAGACAGTTTGCTACTGCTTGCAAATTGTAAGTTTTTGTTTCTTTAATCACTGCCAGCAGCAGACCGATCATCAGCTTGCATGATGCATGCATAGGAGTCTAATTTAAAAGGTTGTAACAGCTATTTTCAGTGTTTTGAATGTTTTCAGCCAGAGCATACACATTTGAAGCACTGTAATAGTTACAGTGTAGACAGATGTATTAATCTATTCTATAGGGTATATCTGATCCATGTACTCAATTATTTTTACTGCATAATTTTTCACCATGTCCTTTCTTTGCAACGCAAGGCCCAAGCTCAGCAACATTGTTTTACTGCTCCTGCTAAAATATTTAGTTTTCCTAAATTAATTTACTTTTATAAAAGCAAGTCACACTTTGCTACTGCTTGCAAATTGtacgtttttgttttgttaatcACTGCCAGCAGCAGACCGATCATCAGCTTGCTCTGAGCTCCAAAGTGAAAACAATCTAAATGAAACTGGCTTGCTATGGGTAATGCAATCTGCTATGAATTACCAAAAAATGAGCAGAATAAAGATTGCAAGTTTGGTCAACTGACTGCCAAGTGGTGTAATAGCACTCGCACTTTATGATTTGCTAATCAAGTGGCTACTTGTGCCAAAACAAATCATAAGCAAGTTAAGCAGCAGGATGTTTCAAATGCCGTTAAAAGCGTACAGACTGTCCTGAATTTGCCAGCACAGTTGACAGAATAAGATGCACAATCAAGATTTTACAAATTATACATCATAAATATTTGTCTTTTGACCTGAGGTGGGGTATATATGGCTGTTTATTTCCGTCAGAAGGAAATGCTGTCTGCTGAAATCGTGTTAAAACATGTGTTTTGCAGGCCAGTTCCAAGGCCAAACAAAtctaagaaattaaaaaaaaagggatttcgACTAAGAAAAATAGCAGGCTAGTTACTAGCAAAAAGAGCGGGAGAGTGTCAGTAAGGCTGCATTGTTCAGTAAAACACATTAATCTAGGGGTCAAGAGGATGACCTACTTGCTTAATGACCCAAAAAGACACCAAAAGTCCTGAGCAGACTAAAGGCAAGATTGCAAAGACATAATCTTCAAAGAGAGGCTTAAATGGAAAGACAGCAAACACAATAGACCGCAAAATAAATACTGTCAATGGTAACTCACAACACACAGCCTTGATCAAGACCAGATGGAAGTTGATGGAAGACACAATCAAGGacttgacataataataataagcagcaGCACATTTTGTCCTCTTCATCCATCTCCAGGCTGCATGCAAGAGAGTTGGATGAGAGTTGTATTTTACTTTTATCCATGTTTCTGGTGGAAGAGTGGGAGATGCAGCACCACATCGAGGATGAACAAGATGCCTTGAGTCAGGTAGGGAGGAGGGAACCAGGGAGTCAAAATGAAGACGGGTCCTTTTGGAGAAGAAAGGGTTTGGAGTAATGGAGGAGTGTTTCAGCGCTATAGGAACAGGATGAAAGACAGACAGAAAAATACATAGTTAGTAATGCTCGTTGTTTTATAATAAGTTGGATTAACTCACCTACAGGAATCTAAATAACTAAAAACTGTTTTTCAGCAAGTACAAAACGATCATCTAATACTTATTTTTGAGGTTAGCTGCTTAAttacaccaatttttttttgtatttcaatctTATCGCCTGCGAGATGATCTAGACTGGGAGCTGCGGGCCCTGGCGGATGGTGCCTCATGCATACTGGCATTCAAGCGCAACTCCTGAGGTGTGGTTGATGACTTCCTGGACTGTCTACATGTGCCTGACATCTTGCTCCTGCATGCTGGGTTGCAAACATCCATAGGTGTGGCCTTTGGATATCTAGCATTTAAATGATCCAAGAGCAGGTCTGACTGACGGACATTAGCGGATGCTGCTCCTCCCTGCACAGATTTATACCTGTGAGCCATTGGTTGCTTTCTTTGCACAGAATTATCCGAGTTGGGCTTCAAATTAGGAGCTTCTTTATGCTCACTCCATGCTTCACGTGTGTTAGGATATGCATGCATAGTTTTAGATGTGGTTAGATTATCTAGAGAAGAAGACGAAGATGACTTTGAACTGGAGAAAGGAACAGGTATAGCACGAGTTGTGATGAAAGTGTCCTGACGTGAAGGTACTGAAGCTCGCCGGCATGATCCAGCTTTTCTTGATTTATtaccctgggtgtgtgtgtgtgtttgaattgCTGACTCACTGCTCACTGAGCTGATGGAGGTTTTTCGTGCACAGGAGTAACTAGCCCTTTGCTCTGAATGAGAATCATTACTGACACTCTGACTTCTAATGAATGTAGTGTCTCGGGGAAGACCTTTAGCTCTGCGAGATTGGCTGTTTGTCTGAATCGGCTTTTCAGAACAAAGTGTGATGGAGGTTCTTACAGGGCTTGTGTGGAGGCTTCGTGTGAGAGCTCGCAAGTGGTGCGTGGCCATGGCAGGAACGCTGCTCCCAAGAACTGGACTAGCTCGCGGGCTGCTCCTCATGGGGGGACGCGCGGGGCTACTTCGTGGGCTTCTTGGAGCTCGTCCTGACTTGGTGGCTAACTCCTTTGCTCTGGAGCGACGAGGGCTGCTGTTCAAGCTGTGAGGAGATAAGGGGACCTCAAGATCTTCCAAGCGCTGGGTGAGTGCCAATTTCTGCTGGATAGCCATGCGCAGCAGAGAATTCAGTGTCTTCTTCTCATCCTCTGCAGCTGCTAGTTGCCTCTGCATTTCATCCAGCTGGGTAACGTACTGGTCGCACCTGAGAGATGCACACACAATGAAAAGATGCAACATGCCAAAACTGGCAAAAACACAATGTCATACATAACAAAACATGCTCAGTACCACTTCAAGCCTAACTGAGGTATGAGTTCGTAAAAGGTATTTTTTATATtagtgattaataaaaaaaaaacattcagggTTAATAGGTCCCAAAATTCCTCAAAACTCATGCTGGTTTCACACTTTCATTGCATAGaacattttttgttgaaaaacAGTGAAGCCAACCATCCACAAGAGGGCGCCACAAAGCTGTTTAGCAAGCAAGAGGCTTATCACTAAACTTATTTATGTTCAGAAGATAAACGTTCTTGACAACTGCCTGTGTGCCAATCATTCATAAGGATAATCAAATATCAGCGTATAGGAGTCTAAACAGGGCCTAGACAGTATAATTGACCTTCTTATTACAAAAAGGGTTAAAAGGCATCTGGGAATTTCCAGGAGCCTAGGAGCTCAGAAGACAACAATATTCCACACTCCCTCAACTCAGGAATACACAAGTCCTTATAATATTTTGACATGTTCTTGTAATCTAATAAATTAGAGATTGTAGACTTCAATATTGTGGTACCATCCCGCCCCACTGCATCTCACACAAGGCCTCTTCCTTACCAAGATGACCGCCAGGCCTGGTGGGACAAATCTGCACTCGCCTCCTCCCCCGGCAGCACACGGCTGAGCATGTGGTTTGTAATCTTCACGTGAACCATTAGATTGTCCACAGGCGTTATAACCATTGTAAGCTTATTACTACACAAGTGGGAGAAAAAGCTGTACTGCAGCAACCCGACAATTGTCTAATtagtaaaaataagaaaaaaatagcaaagatgtatttaaatatacattttgtttGATTCAGAAAAGTTTTTAAAACtattctatatacatatatattacatgtatactATGACAACTTGTCCagaatgtaccccgccttctgcccaaatgcagctgggataggctccagtctcCCCCCACGACCAGCAGTagcagtacaaaatggatggataaatacttCACGTCTTGTTtgtaatcaattttaaaaagtgATGCTTACCGACTTGCAAACATCACTCGTAGTGATGAGAATGTGGCAGCATCTTCCTTCAGGGCTTTGAGTTCGTTGCGTAGTTTCATCATTGTCTCTGATACCATGCTTTTCTCTGTCTCATACTTGGTCTTTAAATTGGATAGGGCCAACTCAGCAGtctatttaaaaataatacaattgcaCAATTGTATGTGATTGAAGCACCAGTACATgttaatatactgtataatataacACCAATGTAATTCTACAGAATCCAACAATGAATGAAATATATGGCATACAAATGTCAGTAGGTAGTTGTATATGTTATTATGCCTGTGACagtaaaggatttttttttactataatgcACAGTTGGCAGGGCAGGTTTTAACTTGCACCAAAAGGATATTATTTGTGCACTTGTTATGCTACCTAATGAGGATATTTTTCTGTCCGTACATACTGGACTGTGCACCTCGGGGACAAATGAAAGCAGCCAACGGAGGCTGACAAAGGACCTTGTGGTCAAACTCAAACAAATGGATGAATGGTTAATTTACAGAAcctaaagatttaaaaaaaacagttacaaCAACAATAATTTCCTGGCCTTATTTCTGTAGTTACCTGTTTGTTGGCTTTGAGGACAGTCCTCAGAGTAGCGATCTGTTCCCTCTTGGTGCTAAGAAGGGACTTAAGTTTGAGTACTTCCTCTAGCAGGCTTTCAGCATCTCTCTCCATTTCAACAGTGCTACTCAACCCAGAGTAAGGCATTGCACCCCGCTGACGACAGAGGTCCACTGCCACCTGAGGGAATAAGGAGTTGCACATCACACCGTATTGTTTGTGGCATGATAGCAGTAAGACTAGTGTTTCATATTACATGATAAACAATTACTAgttcattaataaaaaaaattacaaaaagatcaaaaatatatcaaattgaAAATAACCAGTAAAATTATTACAACAGGATTAACTGTTCATAACATAAATGGCGGCATAACCGAGATGTTTTCTGGTAACGTTCAATATGCAGTAGAAGCCGCATCACAACGATTAACCCTGGTAATCCAATCCATTCAAACCCACACAGCCACGTGTCAACACGGAATTGGATTTGTGCAGACACGAGCTATTCGGCGCCATTTAACAGTCTGAGCTGAGCATTAGCAGTAGGACACTTGCAAAAGCATAAACCACTTTCCCTCAAAAAAACGTTGACTAACACTGAAGTATAAGCAACGGGATACCAAATAAAATCTGAAATGCAGTTTGTGATAAAGACGGCTGTCTTACCCGGAGGTGTTTGATCTGGCATCTGATGACTGCAACCAAGTTGCTTACGTTAGAGGGGTCCCTAAAATCCAGGTTGGGCGAACCAGGGCACTGAGGCGAGTCTACAGAGGATCCTGCACTGTCTACCTCCCCCATAAACTGCAAAGCTGAAGCTTTTGAGATGAACATGTCATTGGCTCGTGTCTTCTTCAGGGAGTTTGGCTGGGTGGAGATGTTGAGTGACCTTCTCGCACCAACTCCACCATGTGCCCTAGCACTTTCACGGTAATAGTCCAGCGTGACCCGTTTGGGTGTTAGGTTGTTACACACACAGATGTGGTGATAGAGGTTGGACAGCTCTTCAGAAAAGGCCAACAGCTCTTCCTGAGCCACACTCAGATGACCTTCAGAATCACTTGCCACTTTTCGTGTGGCTCCAATCTCAATCTCCAGCTCACTGATCCGCTCCTGGTCCTGCCTGCTGGACTTGATGCATTGGCGAATCTTGTCAGCCAGTTCTTGGGCCTCAGTTCGCCAACGATCCTTCTCGTGTTTGTATCGCTGCTCCAGTGTATTATAGCGAGTGCCTGCCTGAGACAGTTCATCCCGCAGCTTCAGAAGCTCTTCACTGGCCGAACGCATACGCGCCTCCAGCACTTCCTTGCTCTTTGTGTCAACCTCGTAGTCAAAGACGACATCACTATGGTCTCGATTTTTAGCGTCGTCATCACCTCCATCATCTGGGTGATGGTTGTGCTCTTGGCTACTCTGCACAGCTTCCAGCTGTTGGGTGAGGGAACCAACTTTGTCCTGTTGCTGACTCAGTGCTTGCCTGGACATCACTAGATGCATTTGTAACTCCTCCACCTTGCTTGTAAGACTTGATTTCTCTCTTTCAGCCTGCATACAGAGAGAAAAAAGAATAAACATTAATATCTTAGTTCATGACCATTTGACACATGGCGCCTGATTAATTCCCATAAATCAAAATGCCAGATCAAGTCTTAGTAACCCTCCACCCCCAAATTAACTAAAAAACACATGTTAAGGAAATTATCTTCTTTGTaagtgtttaattattttcaccaGGACAAAAAGAAGCTTTGGTGTGACACACATTTCTCCCCCAACCACCTTTACACATGCATGCATTTTTAATGTGAAACATTGGCTGACCCCATTCAGCTCCACACTCTAAACATCTGCCAGTTTGAGGCTCACTAACCCAACCCCCAATTTAAGTGCTACATCCATTATGGATTCCTTTCAGGCTGAGATGGATGGTATAAGCAAATATTCTTAAGCATTCTAGAATTGTTCAGTAGAATGGAATTAGGTTGCATATTACAATATTTCTGTCTCTCTCCTTCACTAATGCACAGCGGATGTGGTTTAAGGCAGGAAATAAAATGTTTCTGGTTGGCAACTTTGTCACACATCTGACAGTCTGCCCTAAAAGGTAAGAGATGCATTTTATAGGagatgggaatctttgggcacctcaggaTTCGACTCTGATTTTGAGGGGTGACTTAAACACGATTCTCGTAATATAATATTTggcaaataaattataataaaacattttcaaaacaggttaaaggttacaaaacctcctcttggctgctgaggtgcgacttatacatgcaCAGTgttctaataaaataaaatagagcaaCCCCAAATCCAACCTAATCTAAGCTTTACAATACTtaggatatacatttacaaagcaattgggaatacattcaaataaaatacttattaaatacaaaatttaaaaaaagaaaaacccaaaatcaacacaaaaaacagaatcaattttaataatatcaataatttcatagttgtttaatgtttttaatctaaaaaatgaATTCCTAAAAAAACCCAAATCggaatgaataaaaataataataaacaaaaattgtgatttggatgtaaatatattTCTTTGATCACCCACCCCCAGCGTTTtatattaaaaatacataaaactgCAGTCTTCAGTTTATTTTCTGATTAAATAGGCTTATTATTACAGAAAATATTAGAAAGACATTGCAATTCTCAAACACGTATTACTTATTGTTCCTAGCTATGGTTAAACTGATAGTGATTTTGATAATAATGCACCAACATGTTTGTTTGCCTGGACCAAATATTTAGTAAAGTGAATTATAAATGAATTACCAGATAATTATCCAACAATAGTTTTTCTGAATTGTTTGCCTGAACAATGGTGTTACgattagagctgcagctatcgaatattttagtaatcgagtattctatcgaatattctattcgattaatcgagtaatcgaataaatcatatttttgctttttttttttgtcttgtccaacttctcaggcaaattatattgttgatgtagatgcccatatcgactgtacaaatgtactttacaaaagagaagtgtgggatgcttctcttgttgccttatttgtattttgactttattaaatggatttatattattttttggtgcagccgggccgcagcaatatttttgcttaattaaggtttaattatacatgttaagatgtgccctcaattattgcgtttggcctaattgtcttttatttcctaaacgcctgttttcattactgaaggctgacacgcacagctgaaatgcgtccgtagttgattgtgccaatttgtgtgtgctaataaaaacaggttctctcacagccctatgtgttgtgtcatgtgaccgcataaacaaagttcttgtctcccgtgcgtttttgatgattattatacggtgccgtttaaatggtggtttctccacacaaatccgctgagctgttttcaacctgccaacaacacaaacaataaaatgacaaaccacttaataatgataaaagttttacattttaagaatgcaatacagttAATTCCATTCTTTGCttgcaaaatagtaatcaatgttcattttgccatcataacatgtttgagatgaaaacacatacagtatatataaaattagttcaaaatgaatattccctgagaaagttaaaataaaactatattcttagtatcaaaaataaaacaataagaacagtTTTAATTATATCAAACGtaaaaagtggattaggtagtgcctttaatactgcatttgaaatgtgcaaccagtggtgagtcaccaccaagcaaaaaccacgcatgctcagaaaagtagcgtcagatttaccgcccgtccgagcacccactgccagaaatgtagatcggcgcctatgctatagagactatagtgggtgcaagtgcaagctatccaagtagcatgtggatgcatgacttgaataacccgaataactttgcacgactacttttgcgtggttactaatgaaaggctaatttaacacgacagctcggatagcgttgttagttttcaacaccttttggTGGCATTTGATGACATAGCGGGAGTGagagtagggatgatgctcgaaaccggttttcccggttgttcgataagaaaagaacagagtcctcggactcgaatccctttttgagaaccggtacccgttatcgagaccactatagtaaagaaaaagagttggttccttTATTCGAATccttgggaacgaatcccgtcccgacaagaaatgccctgtggtacatcacaagaaatgacgtcacgtagctcagtcattaggcgcagatggggaaagcaggaacaaaatggaccggaaaaaacgctccaaggcatggcttcatttcaccaaaaaaaacgaggaagtggcaatatgcaattattgccaggcttcgctctcgtgtaagggggggaagcacaacaagcgtgtcgtgtcttcgacatgTGTTGAAGCAGCGGCAGAGACGACGAAGAACGCCTCTCTTTTTTTGCCAGCTGCCCaagtcccagctacagtggcggtgacgccggtgagtaactaacgttaactgttgccggttaatttccatatctgctctcTTGTAGTAAcgctcttatgtcaaccaggactgcagtaatgttagctagactaacgttacctaagcatagtcagtggctaacggtaacgttaacgtgagcctttttgtatgtgtctgatacttacttacttaatcctCTTCGTCCCTGGCGGGACATAAGGCTTCGACGATCTGCCTCCATCTGGACCTGTCCTGAGCAACATGCTGTGCCTCGCCCCAGGTTAGGTTCATCTCCTTCAGCTCAGCTGTCACCGTACGCCGCCACATGTTTTTGGGCCGACCTTGCTTCCTTTTCCCAGGTGGAGTCCAAGGTAGTGCGATCTTGGGGATACGGTCTTGGTCCATCCTCAGAACATGCCCAAGCCATTGGAATCGGCGGCATTTGATCTCTAGCACCACACTGTTGCACTTGGTCTTCTTGTATAGATGTGCATTGGATATTTTCTCGGGCCAGAAGATTCGACAGTTTCCTGAGGCATCCACTGTGGAAGGCTTCGACTTTTTTCATGTCGTAGTATGTTACTCGCCAGCACTCCGAGCCGTACAACAATACAGATTTTACATTACTGTTGTAAAGTCGGACCTTTGTTCTTAAGCTATATTGCTTGGACTTCCAGATGGTGTGTAGCCGAGCAAAAGCACCCTGTGCCTTTCCGAGTCTTGCTCTAATGTCCTTTTGTGCAGCGTTGTCCTTACTGACGAGACTTCCCAGATAGGTAAAGTTCTCAACATAGTCGAGAGCGTGTCCATTCACTGTGATTGGTACATCTGGAGAGGCATTAATGCACATCACTTGTGTTTTGGACACAAGTTGGGCGAATTTGTTCAGTCTGTCAGTTTTCTCCTGCAGATGGATGTGCTTTGGTGCAAGGACAGCAAGATCATCAGCAAAATCTAGGTCTTCAAGTTGGGAGAACAAAGTCCACTGGATACCCCTGGGTCTGTCAGTTGTATTCCGCATGACCCAGTCTATGGCAATCAGGAAAAGAATGGTGGAAATAGTACTCCCCTGCCGCACACCAGACTCCACAGTGAACCATGTAGATGGCTCACCATTAACAATGACGCTGCATTCAAAGTGACGGTAGAACATCCCTATGAGAGTGACCAGTTTTGGAGGAACTCCATAGGCCCCAACAATCTTCCATAGGGTGTCACGATGTAAGCTGTCAAAAGCTTTGCGAAAGTCGATGAAGTTGATGTGCAGAGGAGTGTTCCATTCTACACACTGCTCGATAATGTTCCTCAGAGCGAAGATCTGATCTATGCAGCCCCTTCCTCTCCTGAACCCTGCTTGTTCCTTCCGTAGCTTCTGATCAATAGTGGAATCGATTCTGCCGAGTAAAATCCTGCAGAAGACCTTAGATGGTACTGATAGCAGCGTGATGCCCCTCCAGTTGTCACAATTTTGGAGGTTTCCTTTCTTGGGGAGTTTGACAATCAGGCCATTGTCCCAGTCTTGAGGTATTACTTCCTTCTCCCAGATGTCTTTAAAGAGATCAGTAAGCACATTGACAGAGGTGTTAAGGTCAGCTTTCAGCATCTCTGCATAGACTAGGTCTATGCCGGCGGCTTTCCCATTCTTCAAGGCTTTGATGGCAAATTTGACCTCTTCTTTACTTGTCTCGATGTCAAGGAGACTTTCTGCTGATGAACGGTTGGCAGGATCATCTGGCTCCGGGCAGTTGAGTACCTCACGGAAATGCTCAACCCATCTCAAGATCTGGTCACTCCCAGTGGTGAGGATGTTGCACTGTTTATCTTTAACAGGGGCCGGCTGGCTGTTGTACTTGCCTGTGAGTTGCTTTGTGATCTTGTAAATCGTACTCAACTCACCCCGTGCAGCTGCACACTCAGCTTTCTCTGCTAGATCCTCAACAAAGGCCCTTTTGTCACTCCTTGCACTCTTCTTTACCTCTCTGTCCTTTTCCTTGTAGGCTTTCTGGACCTGCTCATGGAGCCTGTGCGATTTTGTGCTAAGCATCTTGGCTTTCAGCTGTTTTCTTTCTTCAATTCTTTGCCAGGTGCTAACCATTCTTTGTTCCCTCTCTTTCTATAGCCCAAGACTTTGGTGGCTGCCCCTACGTAAGACCAACCAACCAATGAAGCGAAGGAGGAGGAAAAAGACCAGTGGTATGAGGAGCTACAGCAGACAGTCTCTAAAGTTCCCCAGCATGACATGCTAGTGATCATGGGTGACATCAACGCCAAGGTGGGAGCTGATAACACAGACTGTGAGAGAGCTATGGGGAAGCACGGGTGCGGTGTGATGAACGACAATGGCGAGCGTCTTGTTGACTTCTGCATGACCAACAACTACGTCATCGGTGGTACCATCTTTCCACACAAAACAATCCATAAACTCACATGGAAGTCACCTGACGGTTCCACCACCAACCAGATTGATCACATCTTGATCAATTGAAAGTGGCGCAGGTCTCTCCAAGACGTTCGAGTTTATCGTGGAGCCGATGTCAACAGCGACCATTA
It encodes the following:
- the zgc:162200 gene encoding protein bicaudal D homolog 2; the protein is MLEADAGAVPAEHGDAEMDGRDLRAEVVRLTLELQEATEEKLQAARYGLVVLEESSTLKVKHRQLEEEHETLKVELQELKEAFADSVSSQKRAAADGECREESLLQETASKEAAMATRLIEVQAELKQARLALCNAHGEIDRLGGISNQLKKDCECLDAEKGHLRDEMKEYKVRELRQLQDNGELEEENISLQKQVSLLKENQVEFESLKLELNQKNEEQEELRAQMEEAARLREIAEHQLDEALESLKEEREQKNSLRRELSAFTLNPFDSVGNLEIHLDQLDNSKEDTQAGEGEDQGEDQDSGNAPGSAPNSPHSPQMRGSKSNGVIPRYSSPRNSDVFLRAPASGLVSDLLSELHFSDSQKLKQQLLQAEREKSSLTSKVEELQMHLVMSRQALSQQQDKVGSLTQQLEAVQSSQEHNHHPDDGGDDDAKNRDHSDVVFDYEVDTKSKEVLEARMRSASEELLKLRDELSQAGTRYNTLEQRYKHEKDRWRTEAQELADKIRQCIKSSRQDQERISELEIEIGATRKVASDSEGHLSVAQEELLAFSEELSNLYHHICVCNNLTPKRVTLDYYRESARAHGGVGARRSLNISTQPNSLKKTRANDMFISKASALQFMGEVDSAGSSVDSPQCPGSPNLDFRDPSNVSNLVAVIRCQIKHLRVAVDLCRQRGAMPYSGLSSTVEMERDAESLLEEVLKLKSLLSTKREQIATLRTVLKANKQTAELALSNLKTKYETEKSMVSETMMKLRNELKALKEDAATFSSLRVMFASRCDQYVTQLDEMQRQLAAAEDEKKTLNSLLRMAIQQKLALTQRLEDLEVPLSPHSLNSSPRRSRAKELATKSGRAPRSPRSSPARPPMRSSPRASPVLGSSVPAMATHHLRALTRSLHTSPR